Genomic segment of Arachis hypogaea cultivar Tifrunner chromosome 16, arahy.Tifrunner.gnm2.J5K5, whole genome shotgun sequence:
CAAGTCAAAATGCTGAACACAATTAAGGTCCATCTCAATATAAAGTAAGAGAAGCGGCCAAGAAGTAGAACAAGAGGAGCACTAGCAGACCTGAACCTACTGGACAAACTTTTAAATAGAACTCAGATCCTAAAAAGGCTCCAAGTATTTTTGTGCCAGTTGATGAGGCTGAAGAATATTCAGATCTTGAACCAGGATTACACTATTATAAGTCTGAGGAGCTTTAAAGTTGTGCATATTCGGATGAGGAACAACCAGAGGTCTTCCCACAAggtatttactaatattttttagtgtTCCTTTGATTATTAGTAAGTTAGAAGttagaataataatttaattttttttctgaatTGAGCAATTGTGTGCAAATTATTGTATGATGAATATTAACTAATGAGTGTTGTTCATATATGATTATTTAAGTCAAAATTCAAAGAAAGTTGCCTAGATCAGAGTTATACTACACATCAGTTATTATCCACTACAACTATTTTTGTGCAGCATGTTATTTATAATACTTTTGGTAATCATATGCTTCAATTTGTCCTACTACATAGGTAATGCTGATGCACCGGTTGGACAAGTTAGGCTTGAAGTAGGTATGGAGTTTGAATCTTTAGAGCAATTTAAGAGGGCGGTGAGAAAGTTTAATATCAACTTAGGGAGGAGTATTTTTTTTCCAAGAGTGAAGGTGTTGTGTTGGGATGAGAACTGTCCTTGGCAGATATACTGTGCTAAGAGGAATTATCCCCTGAGATATCAAGTGAAAACATTTGTGAACGAGCATACTTGTTGCGTGCATAATCGGTCTGCTAATGGAAAGTGGGTTGTAGATGAGTTGGAGCAGCAAATTAGGGTGCAGCCAATGATGACTGTTCGAGAGGCTAAGGATTACTTTAAGAAAGAGTATGATATTTTCTTGAGTGAAAGAAAAATTTATAGATTGATGGCAAAGGCAAAATAAAGAATTGAAGATAGTGAGATAGCACAATATGCAAGACTCCGAGATTATGCCATAAAAATTTTAACTACCAACCCAGAATCCACTGTCAATATATGCACCACACCAATACCAGATTCAACTGTGTTGTTCAGAAGAATATATATTTGCCTAGATGCGTGTAAAAAGGGCTTCCTTGCTGGATGCAGACCATTTATTAACTTGGATGGGACCTTCTTGAGAGGATACTATGGTGGACAACTGTTGACGACTGTTAGTCAAGATGCGAATAATCACATTTACCCCATCGCATATGCTATTGTGGATTCGGAAATCAAAGACAACTGGAAATGGTTTCTTCAACTTTTGCAAGAAGATTTGGGTGATCAGAGGAATAACTATTGGACATTTATGTCAGATCAACAAAAGGTACAACATTTAAAGTGTTTATACATTTTCTTGCATATAAACATGTCACCTGAAATCACAAAGTGTTTATACATTTTTTCAGGGTCTTATTCCAACTCTAGAAGTTATGCCGGGGGCACATCACAGGTATTGTGCCATGCATATATGGCACAATTTCACCAAAGCACAGACCTCAAGGTTACAGTTTGGGTGTGTGCAAGGAGCACCACCCCCAAGACTTTGCAGCAGCCATGACAACAATCAGAAAACTAAACGCACATGCTTGGGAGTATTTGAGCCGCATTCCACCAAAACAATGGTCAAGATCCCACTTTAGTGAATAGCCAAAGGTGGATAATATTACCAACAACAATAGTGAAATTTTTAACTCTAAGTGTAAGAATTTTAGGGGAAAGCCAATCATTACCCTCCTGAAAGAGATAAGGTGTTATGTTATGAGAATCTTGGCTAGAAATAAGAAGGAGTTGAGGGGATACAATGGATGGCTTTGTCCAGTACAACAGAGTAGAttggaaaaaaataagaaagatagCAGTAGTTAGAGGCCATTCTGGACAGGGGATGATGCTGGAAATATCTTTGAGATTCAATGCTTACCTATGAAAGTAAGTGTTGATCTCAGAAAGCATACTTGTACTTGTAGATTATGGCAGCTCACTGGCATACCCTGTAAGCATGCATGTGCAGTATTGGCACATCAAAATAGAAGGGCTGAAGATGTTGCACACACGGCTAACAATTGGTGCTTACAATGCAACATACCAATTTTTGGTTCAGCCGGTGCCTAATTAAGAATATTGGCAACAGCTAGACACTATACTAATTTTGCCTTTACATTACAAACGGCCTATCGAGGGGCCCACTAAGAAGAGAGACACCACTAGGGATGCTCCCAAAGTTAACCCAGACCCTTACAGGACAAAGAGAAAATATGgtcaaataaaatgcaaatattgTTTGAAGGTTTGTGAAATATTGTTCACCATAACAATTGTTAGGGATATTTGTCTGTGAATATTTGTGTTGTAAACTAttataaaatctcaattattataCAGGAAGGGAACAATTTTAGAAGTTGCAAGGCTAAAAAGGAAGCCATGGCAGCAGCTGCTACTGTTGCAGATGCTACAGCACATGGTCAAAACTTTTCTGCAGCAACAATTGCACATGTACCAGTACCACCTGCTTATGTAGCACAGGATGAGGATGATGAAAGACTGGCTGAGATGTATTGGGAGGAAACCTTAGAGGATGCAGAGACAGAGGCAGCCTTGGATGCTGCAGCAGCTGAATTTGAGGCATCTTTGGGTGCTGGAACCCAACCACAGGTAAAATATAAATTTGTTAATTGCTTAAACATTTTTTGAGCTATTAAGTTTACTTACATTCatgtctaatttaatttataggCCACTACCACATTGAATCCATCTCCTAATATACCACATATACCGCAAGTACCACCACCAATTAGGCCACCAACCacaaaaataaagagaacaaagagaTCCACCAAGAGGCCTCCTCCATCACAAGTTCAGACCCCTGTGACTCAGGCTCCAACTTTGAACACTCTTCAGCAGCCATCCAATGCATCTGTTAGGCCACCTACTGTGTCCCCACATACAATGCAATGAGCCAGTGCAGGCACAACTTCCAGGTTTGTACAGTTTATGCCAACACCAAAATCACACCTTACACCAACATGGCCAGTTCCTAGATTCAAACCACCCAGACCATTTACTACTATGCCAGGCACAGTCTATGGATTATCCAGTGGGAGCAGCAACTCAacaccaaataaaaataaattgaaaatttttatcttttttgaaatctatatttatgtaatttaccTCAATACTTTACTGATAAGGATCAGTTatgtttactatttttattttggatTATCATGTCATGTTCGTATGCTACATACAATACTTAAACAGTTATTGATGTACCTTTTTAGAACCTTATGAATGCTTATGAGTGCTTATGATTATGCTAATACATATTATATTATGATATTGATGTTATTATGATTAACTAATTTCTCAGCTCAGAATGCTTAAATAATGTTAGAAAAGAATAACAATTATTGAGAATAGTGATAGAATAAAAAAGCAAGAAATAACAAATATATCATCCCATTCAAACATGAATTACATTGTTCTTCATTGATAGAAAACAATCATGTACCAATCACTTGTACATGACTATTACAAGCAAAAAAAAGCGTAAATTGCAGAAACAATCCTAAAGATACGGACACAAGCCATACTCTCATAACTTTGATTTTACCTTCAATCTTCTTCTCAACCTTCATGGCCATGTTAACATTTCTCTCCCTGTGGTCTGTTGGAGCAATTGTCACATCTTGATTAGCAACACCACATTCATGCTCATTCAGTCTTCTAATCAAACACCTTGCCAAATTTTGCCTACCCCATCAATTTCATCAACCCAAACAAAATAATGGAAATCTCGACTCTACAGAAgccaaaaaaatcaaaatatcagAGATGCATAGGAACCCTATACTTGTCTAATTATCATAAATAATGTTTCATACCTTCGAAAAGGGGCAACGAATGAACCATCTTTCATGATTAGTAACCGTCAAAGATTCCAACAAAATAACATACTCACCACAGTGACATCTTCCATCcataattttcttcttcttcatcttcgaaTGTGAAGCTCCTGAAAATCTGCTTTCTTCGCTTGTAGTTACCTCTCTCCTTGACATTGCTCAAACAAGAATACAATGAAGTTACCACAAATCCAAACCCTATCAGAAACAACCACAACAACAGAACAAATTTTTTCACATCGAACGAACAACTCTTATAACTTAGAGGTTAAAATCATCGAATGACTTAGTTCATAAAAGTATTACCTCATAGAGCCTTCAAGTGTGACAAAGATCGTCTCTAAACACGGGGTGCTGGAGAAGCAGCAACCTCCTTCTCCAATGTCGTCGCAGGAATGGAATCAGAGCACAATGGGATTACGctagagaagatgatgaaaaactgcTCTGTTAAGACATGATTGATTTCGCGCTCAAAAGGGAGGGGTAACACCTCTTTCTGTTCTTCTATTTTCAGAAGGAgtaacgttttttttttaataaactaaataaatacaattttaattttaacaaaaaaaaaatccacgTAAGGCATCTTTTGTCAAGTTGCAATGGATGTGAACACATTGTATAATTTAACAACATTTTATTAATGTTTGGTCACATTTGACAAATGGAGCAAATTAATTGTGGATATCTGAGGAGTTTTTATCTTTCATGGTTACTTTTGTTAGCGAATCAATCTTTCATGGTTACTTTTGGTGgtttagtcattttttttaaaattacttatgtGAAACAGTTTAATCTCTTTATCACTTACAATAAAATATTTAACATATGTGTTGGacaataactttcaatcaaattaTGTTATAAGACAATTAGATTCTTAACAAATGTCAATATAAAACAAATAAGATCTCTTTAGAAAAGAACTAATTCGTCTCGAAAaagtctaaaataataaaaatttattgaaaatcaaaatgtccaatttaaatttttttaagaattaatttggatgttgacttaaaaaatataacaagcttTATAAGTTAGTAAATTATAATTGGATGAaggatttattaataattttttattcaaaaatcatatatcaagccAAATTTAGCAATTTCAGTATGAAAAATAAGACACTTGAAAACTGGCCTATTTATAAATCACTGACCACACCTATTGTAATgtctcaatatttttttttaagtacaCATGTCTCAACACATTCGAAATAGTAGTATAAGTGTGTAACCTCATCTCGTCATTCAATGTTGAATGTGGAAAGGAGGCAGAAAGTGTCAAAACAATGTGGGGGCATCTAGCTCCAACAAGTCACATGCCAAAGCGCAGAGCAAGTGAGCCAAAACAATGTATAGTACCACACATATATATAATTGCAACCTCATTTAAGAACAACCCTCAAATACTTACCTAGCTAGCTACAGCATAAACCAACAAGTGTGTTATTGAAAACAAAACCATATTGGCATAGTAGTAGTGTTAACAACACGAAAACGAAATGCGtcaaataagaaattcaaaaaactaTTAAAGCGTGCTATCAACACTCAACACACACTCTACTACTGCCTTAGATAGCTGTCATCTTATTACAACATTCTTGTATTATAATCTACTCAACGTGTTCTTCTATTATACTCttcactttttattttcattacgTGTTCCTTTGCTTTTTAAAAATACTACATACATAATTAATGCTTATACAACTTGTTCAGCAATACTTGGATTGGGCGAGGTTAATTTGTAAGAGAACGAAAGCTTCCAATCAAGTATAAGAGTAAAGTGacccaaaaaaaattatcaataaaattttttaaaacaattctAATTATggagattaatttaaaaataatgtatTCATATTTATTATTCTGACGAACTTtactttattagttttttttaagaattaatttatttaaaatataaattttaaaaaatttatttattattttattccaaATATAATATATGAGTCGGCTGAAAGTGATACATGTCATCTTATATTTATAGTGTATAAGGACTTCATATATATTCTTGTCAAATTTAACGGGATGTAATCAGAATTGAATATATTACAATCCATTTAATGCATTTAGGCCTATATAGAAAATGTCTCacgtccaaaataaaagaaaaaatgtctTAGACGTAGTTGAAAATATTTAACCTTAACATACAAACTATTTTTACTAAATAAGTGTATGTAATACGTTTAATGGTTACATTATGgtaagtaattaatatttatacaGTATTTTGTAcagatattttattttagtatggaCGTACTTTACCTATGTGGTCCGTAATTTTCTGTCGGCACTCTTCTCAATGATATTGTACTACGTACAGTGCTCAACTGTTATTTAACAACGGACTTTGTAAGAATTCTTTCTTGGTACAAACAAGGCTTTCCTCTGTTCACTcaactattttctttttttggtaaACTTACCAGCTTTTTGCACCAAATGCACAGCTCAAGAAAAGTAGTAACTTTTAAAAACTGTGTCAAACCTATTTCTGTACGattaataatagttattttaaaatagaaaaatattaaatggttaatatatttttatatgtatcaGACTCGTATTCTTTATTAAGTAAAAAGTgttgtattttttgttaattaaataaaaagttaactACTAAAAATGTTGTTGAATTATTTTGGCGTTGACATGAATAACCTCTAGATTTTTAATGagaaaattatctttaataatattaaaaacatGCCAAAAGTATCCAACTGTAAAGAGAAATGTATTTTATTAATAGAATTGGCTAGTGTGGCAAATAGGCTTCAAttataaattctaatcctaattgaATCTCAACAAGAATTCTAATTCCCAAATTAGCCTCCAATTCTCTATTATCGcgatgcctgatgagcggatattttatacgctttttgacatcattttcatatagtttttaatatgttttatttaagttttattaagttttcataggttttagtgcaaaattcacatttttggattctactttgagtttgtgtgtttttatgcaatttcaggcattttctggctgaaattggggagctggagcaaaagtctgattcagaagaagagaaagcactgtaaatgctgtccaaatctgacctccttgcattcgaaagagcttttctggagttaccgaagtccaaatggagcgttctcaatggctatggaaagccaACATCCAGAgtttttcagcaatgtataatagtccatactttgcttcagaattgaaggcccaaaactggcgttcaacgccaacctcTTGCCATTTTttggcatccaacgcccaaaggagaagagatCAGCGTCCAACGCCTATAAAGGACTCTCTaaccagcgttcaacgccctagaggcttcctagcacgtggatctcaatcaagctcagccctaaaagactgttttactcTTCTTatataatccttagtcattagtctagtatttatttgagaacttttacactttttagacctttatgccatattttcgaatttcatcttgtattttctatcagtatgagtttctaaacctccaagGTTGAGGGGAGGAACTCTGCTgaattttatggattaataaagtattactgttctatctcaattcgtgtttaattctctattctaagatgtatatccgttcTTCAGCATTACGAATGCattgaaccggcacaaggttatctcattctacaggggttcagagtgagtctttcatcggacaatgatgaaccacccgTTTGatcatacatctcttagacggctaattcatgacttcgttggggacttctcgagacaccagtttagccgaggtacggggagattagagtctttgtggtaaaggctagaaccaaaggcgcaacATTTCCTGATCCGGAGGATTCGACCTTGtatgtggcgttttgagtaggatcaccaagaagGATAAACTGCAAGAGCTTCACcttcaatcagactggatccgcactaaccccggggttcagatctagaggagtATTAGCGATCTCTCAAACAGACgttaatcacatacagcctgccatagaagaaataaTTCACAGTTGAGAAAGACAATAAGACCGGATTAATCCAGaaaaacaaagcatctccaagtcttaaccatcttcttatcattgcaaaCACATCAacctagtaacgttttatttattttcttttcatgcaaattaaacaaacaaacaactcttctatccgcctgactaagatctacaagataactatagcttgcttcaaatcacaatcctcgtgggatcgaccctgctcactcaggtattacttggacgactcagtgcacttgctggttcagttgtacgaagtatgggattcgtgcaccaacgcCATAGCCATTGTTGCTGCTAGAGCTTCATCTTGTTCTTTCATCAGCGCATttatcgtcttcttcttcttctcccaaatATGCGTCATTGTCCTCTCCTTCTCTTTGCACCACTGTTCTATTCTTTTCCTCCCCACGCCAAAGCCACAGTCAC
This window contains:
- the LOC114925437 gene encoding uncharacterized protein; translated protein: MAAAATVADATAHGQNFSAATIAHVPVPPAYVAQDEDDERLAEMYWEETLEDAETEAALDAAAAEFEASLGAGTQPQATTTLNPSPNIPHIPQVPPPIRPPTTKIKRTKRSTKRPPPSQVQTPVTQAPTLNTLQQPSNASVRPPTVSPHTMQ